A single region of the Desulfomonile tiedjei genome encodes:
- a CDS encoding (2Fe-2S)-binding protein, producing MKHQIKFKVNGDEYSLTVDPWRTLNEVLREDLNLTGTKLGCGTGDCGACTVMVDGRTVSSCLTLAVSVDGKAVRTVEGLAPSGEELHPIQDAFIKTGAIQCGFCTSGMEMSALNLLSHNPSPSEKEIRAGLSGHLCRCTGYNQIVEAVGVAAESMKRKKG from the coding sequence ATGAAACACCAAATCAAATTCAAAGTGAATGGAGACGAATATTCACTGACCGTCGATCCCTGGCGGACTCTCAATGAAGTGCTTCGCGAAGACCTTAACCTGACCGGGACCAAACTCGGCTGCGGCACCGGTGATTGCGGGGCTTGCACGGTCATGGTGGACGGCCGAACCGTCAGCTCATGCTTGACCTTGGCCGTCTCCGTGGATGGAAAAGCAGTCAGGACCGTCGAAGGGCTAGCCCCCTCGGGTGAAGAGCTTCACCCCATACAAGACGCTTTTATCAAAACCGGGGCTATTCAGTGCGGCTTTTGCACCTCCGGCATGGAGATGTCGGCTCTGAATCTTTTGAGCCACAATCCTTCACCCAGTGAAAAGGAAATTCGGGCCGGCCTTTCCGGGCATCTATGCAGATGCACAGGATACAACCAGATTGTGGAAGCCGTTGGAGTTGCTGCGGAAAGCATGAAGAGGAAGAAGGGGTAG
- a CDS encoding xanthine dehydrogenase family protein subunit M — MRMPKFEYFAPTTLEAALKLLADRGEGAHLLAGGTDVLVKMNHGRLKPKAIIGIQGIDELNGVRFDAKEGLTIGATARLAEVASHPDVLNYYPALVNAILSMANVEVRNMGTVAGNLCNAAPSADSAPPLMTMGAEVTLVSLKGERRLPLNQFFKGPGITVMENGEIMTSIRVPAPPPKSGASYKRISCRCGVDIAAVGVGVMAVFNGKGCKEAGIVLGAVAPVPLRATKTEGLMKGQAWTKELIEQGGDQAAEEAKPITDVRATAEWRKRMVAVLTRRALEEAYERAKRG; from the coding sequence ATGAGAATGCCAAAATTCGAATATTTTGCGCCGACAACGCTGGAAGCGGCCCTGAAGTTGCTCGCGGACCGGGGAGAGGGCGCTCATCTGTTGGCAGGCGGAACGGATGTTCTGGTAAAAATGAATCATGGCCGTCTTAAGCCCAAGGCGATCATCGGGATTCAGGGAATTGACGAGCTGAACGGGGTCCGTTTTGATGCTAAAGAAGGCCTGACCATAGGAGCGACGGCTCGACTCGCAGAAGTCGCGTCCCATCCGGACGTCCTCAATTACTATCCAGCCCTAGTCAATGCGATTCTTTCCATGGCGAACGTGGAAGTTCGCAATATGGGCACCGTTGCCGGCAACCTCTGCAATGCAGCGCCTTCTGCCGACAGTGCGCCTCCTCTTATGACAATGGGAGCGGAAGTGACATTGGTAAGCCTCAAAGGTGAACGACGGCTGCCTTTGAATCAGTTTTTCAAGGGACCGGGAATTACGGTGATGGAGAACGGGGAGATCATGACTTCCATACGTGTTCCGGCTCCCCCGCCTAAATCAGGGGCGTCCTACAAACGCATATCCTGCCGCTGCGGAGTTGACATCGCTGCCGTTGGAGTAGGTGTCATGGCGGTCTTCAATGGTAAAGGCTGCAAAGAGGCCGGCATTGTCCTTGGCGCGGTTGCCCCCGTCCCCTTACGAGCCACAAAGACTGAAGGCCTTATGAAGGGCCAAGCATGGACGAAAGAGCTTATCGAACAGGGAGGCGATCAGGCTGCCGAAGAAGCTAAGCCCATAACGGATGTGCGAGCAACCGCGGAATGGCGAAAGAGAATGGTGGCCGTGCTGACCCGGCGTGCCCTTGAAGAAGCCTATGAACGGGCAAAGAGAGGCTAG